In one Rhizobium leguminosarum genomic region, the following are encoded:
- a CDS encoding DUF4082 domain-containing protein: MYRNARRWTSRSLLVDSLVTRWLTVGGKEWPRKPAGKHGDGAQLAAAVQTADGNKQGTLVDDPHRDAALNEHDARQSGGVNGDADGRADNSPATPPLPDAFTINRELGERSGDVTRSVLSVQTPGFVHFAPDAGRAAFGAAPSLPRTYAGISSIGDDPLASYLPQGSAPTASGPASATVAAERTHSGNVVILESAPSGQSTAQHAGANALAFGMPFGVCGCGYYTSPTRILDWAHGGALLQQDGQLPGTRLTEGPDYVETIKKAIGASVSDPLLDRSLSPLSGWNGTATWTGSTALNGSLPGGGEMGTGTGTKGKAVLSGSVTTPPQPSAQRSLATQDLAAAAAASNPIVLENQKQGNPESEWGIDTASTNIEGFATDISVDNGNTISFKINTNSTNYRIDIYRLGYYGGMGARKVTTIQHTGLQTQPNPLRNATTGTVDAGNWAVSASWTVPDDAVSGVYIAKLVRQDGTFGENQIPFIVRDDASHSDIVFQTSDETWQAYNGWGGANFYGGNGPATGQGAGRAYALSYNRPIATRDGVGTYAGPQDYLFGAEYAGIYWLEQNGYDVSYLSGIDVDRYGSLLLNHKTYVDAGHDEYWSGQQRTNVEAARDAGVNLMFWSGNEVYWRTRWGNAYSADGTPYRTLISYKETWGPPGTSLDPSNEWTGTFRDPRLSPPAIGGDNPENSLTGQLFKVDDVGGNLGAIKVAYDDANLRFWRNTSVANLQPGQTATLTKNYLGYEWDEAPDNGFDPAGLVKLSSTTLPVSTYLLDYGNTTGDATATHNLTLYRAPSGALVFGAGTVYWTWGLSDNHDNEATATDPRVQQAMVNLLADMGIQPGTLQSGLTAATASSDHVAPTSVITVPATVAANSTVTISGTAADTGGGVIASVEVSTDNGASWHPATGDENWTYTWTPAIAGTYTIRSRAVDDSINLETPSAGRTVTVTGPTFTSLFGGATPAVVNTNDTAAVELGVKFQSSVAGTVSGIRFYKSSLDTGTHTGSLWSSTGTRLATLTFTNETASGWQSATFTSPVTLTAGQTYTASYHTNVGNYSTTANYFLSNVTSGPLTAPASGNGVYGYGNSAFPTGSFDQTNYWVDVMFNPSNANNTTPTAVADAGDATEKGGVANGSGGVVASGNVLTNDTDPDAGDTKTVTAVKFGATSGTLGSALNGTYGSLVLNASGAYSYAINESNAAVQALRLSTNTLNDIFSYTMRDTAGATATANLTVTIHGANDAPVLAVQTTTQNAAVGSAFSYVLPTTTFTDVDSGETLAYAATSADGTALPAWLSFNTSTRTFSGTPTAGGTYGVKVTATDLGGLAANETFNIAVSVPGNTTPTAVADAGDATEKGGVANGSGGAAASGNVLTNDTDPDSGDTKTVTAVKFGATSGTLGSALNGTYGSLVLNASGAYTYAINETNTAVQALRLSTNTLNDVFSYTMRDTAGTTATANLTITIHGANDAPVLAVQTTTQNATVGSAFSYVLPTTTFTDVDSGETLTYSATAADGTALPAWLSFNTSTRTFSGTPTAAGTYGVKVTATDIGGLAANETFNIAAAAGPSTYSLFSASSTPAQTNLNDGQQLELGVKFTSNVAGDITGIRFYRNANDNGQNVVDLWSSTGTKLATATFTNTTASGWQTMNFATPFTIAANTTYVASYHTTGAYVATANFFTTAVTSGPLTAPASGNGVYRYGGSATAGIFPNATFGASNYWADVVFRPSNANNTTPTAVADAGDATEKGGVANGSGGVVASGNVLTNDTDPDAGDTKTVTAVKFGATSGTLGSALNGTYGSLVLNASGAYSYAINESNAAVQALRLSTNTLNDIFSYTMRDTAGATATANLTVTIHGANDAPVLAVQTTTQNAAVGSAFSYVLPTTTFTDVDSGETLAYAATSADGTALPAWLSFNTSTRTFSGTPTAGGTYGVKVTATDLGGLAANETFNIAVSVPGNTTPTAVADAGDATEKGGVANGSGGAAASGNVLTNDTDPDSGDTKTVTAVKFGATSGTLGSALNGTYGSLVLNASGAYTYAINETNTAVQALRLSTNTLNDVFSYTMRDTAGTTATANLTITIHGANDAPVLAVQTTTQNATVGSAFSYVLPTTTFTDVDSGETLTYSATAADGTALPAWLSFNTSTRTFSGTPTAAGTYGVKVTATDIGGLSANETFNIAAAAGPSTYSLFPASSTPAQTNLNDGQQLELGVKFTSNVAGDITGIRFYRNANDNGQNVVDLWSSTGTKLATATFTNTTASGWQTMNFATPFTIAANTTYVASYHTTGAYVATDSFYTTAVTSGPLTAPASGNGLYSYGGSATTGLFPTSTFNSANYYADVVFRPQLAA, translated from the coding sequence ATGTATCGCAACGCTCGCCGGTGGACTTCGCGCTCACTCCTGGTGGATTCGTTGGTTACCCGATGGTTGACCGTCGGTGGAAAGGAATGGCCGCGCAAGCCTGCCGGAAAGCACGGGGATGGTGCTCAACTGGCGGCAGCGGTGCAAACCGCGGATGGAAACAAGCAGGGCACCCTTGTCGACGATCCCCATAGGGACGCGGCGCTCAACGAGCATGATGCTAGGCAGAGCGGGGGCGTGAATGGCGACGCGGACGGTCGGGCCGACAACAGCCCCGCAACGCCGCCTTTGCCTGACGCTTTCACAATCAATCGCGAATTGGGAGAGCGCAGCGGTGATGTGACCCGGTCCGTGCTGTCCGTTCAGACGCCGGGTTTTGTTCATTTCGCGCCGGATGCGGGCAGAGCTGCGTTCGGGGCCGCGCCGTCCCTTCCGCGCACCTACGCTGGAATAAGCTCCATAGGCGACGATCCTCTGGCTTCGTACCTGCCGCAAGGCTCTGCGCCGACAGCTTCCGGGCCAGCCTCCGCCACCGTGGCGGCTGAGCGTACGCACTCGGGCAATGTCGTCATTCTCGAATCGGCGCCGTCAGGGCAGTCGACCGCGCAACATGCCGGAGCGAATGCGCTGGCGTTTGGCATGCCCTTTGGCGTGTGCGGGTGCGGCTACTATACCTCCCCCACGCGGATTCTCGACTGGGCCCATGGCGGCGCCTTGCTTCAACAGGATGGTCAGCTGCCAGGAACAAGGCTGACCGAGGGGCCAGACTACGTAGAGACGATCAAGAAGGCCATCGGAGCCTCGGTCAGCGACCCGCTTCTCGATCGTAGCCTGTCCCCTCTCTCGGGCTGGAACGGAACCGCCACGTGGACAGGATCAACGGCCTTGAACGGATCGTTGCCAGGCGGCGGAGAAATGGGAACGGGAACCGGCACCAAGGGTAAAGCCGTCCTTTCCGGCTCGGTGACGACGCCACCTCAACCTTCCGCGCAGCGGTCGTTGGCAACGCAAGATCTAGCGGCCGCCGCGGCGGCGAGCAACCCGATCGTGCTGGAAAACCAGAAGCAGGGCAATCCGGAGAGCGAGTGGGGCATCGACACTGCCAGCACCAACATCGAAGGGTTTGCGACCGACATCAGCGTCGACAACGGCAATACGATCAGCTTCAAGATCAATACCAATTCCACCAACTACCGGATCGATATTTATCGGCTCGGCTACTATGGCGGCATGGGCGCCCGCAAGGTCACGACCATTCAGCATACCGGATTGCAGACGCAGCCCAATCCGCTGCGCAATGCCACGACCGGCACTGTTGACGCCGGCAACTGGGCCGTCTCGGCGTCCTGGACCGTGCCTGACGATGCCGTCTCAGGCGTCTATATCGCCAAGCTCGTGCGTCAGGACGGCACCTTCGGCGAAAATCAAATCCCGTTCATCGTGCGCGATGACGCCAGCCACAGCGACATCGTCTTCCAGACCTCAGACGAGACCTGGCAAGCTTACAACGGCTGGGGTGGCGCAAACTTCTATGGCGGCAACGGCCCGGCGACGGGGCAGGGGGCAGGCCGCGCCTATGCGCTCAGCTACAACAGGCCGATTGCGACCCGCGACGGGGTCGGCACCTATGCCGGCCCGCAGGACTATTTGTTCGGCGCCGAATATGCAGGCATCTACTGGCTGGAACAGAACGGCTATGACGTCTCCTATCTCTCAGGCATCGACGTAGACCGCTATGGCAGCCTGTTGCTCAATCACAAGACCTATGTCGATGCCGGGCACGACGAATACTGGTCGGGACAGCAGAGGACCAATGTCGAAGCCGCACGCGATGCGGGCGTCAACCTGATGTTCTGGAGCGGTAACGAGGTCTACTGGCGTACCCGTTGGGGCAATGCCTACAGCGCCGACGGAACGCCTTATCGCACCCTGATCTCCTACAAGGAGACATGGGGCCCTCCGGGTACCAGCCTCGATCCTTCCAACGAATGGACAGGCACCTTCCGCGACCCGCGCCTTAGCCCGCCTGCTATCGGCGGCGACAATCCTGAGAACTCGCTGACCGGCCAATTGTTCAAGGTCGACGACGTCGGCGGCAATCTTGGCGCGATCAAGGTTGCCTATGATGATGCCAACCTGCGCTTCTGGCGCAATACGAGCGTCGCAAACCTTCAGCCCGGCCAGACGGCAACGCTCACCAAGAATTATCTTGGCTACGAGTGGGATGAAGCGCCTGACAATGGCTTCGACCCGGCCGGGCTCGTAAAGCTGTCGTCGACAACACTGCCGGTCAGCACCTACTTGCTCGACTACGGAAACACGACCGGCGATGCGACCGCGACCCACAATCTGACCCTCTATCGCGCGCCCAGCGGTGCGCTGGTATTCGGTGCCGGTACGGTCTATTGGACATGGGGCCTGAGCGACAATCACGATAACGAGGCGACCGCCACCGATCCTCGCGTGCAGCAGGCAATGGTCAATCTGCTTGCCGATATGGGCATTCAGCCGGGGACACTGCAATCCGGGCTTACCGCCGCGACCGCTTCGTCGGACCATGTTGCGCCGACCTCCGTCATCACGGTACCCGCCACGGTGGCCGCCAATTCAACCGTGACGATTTCAGGCACAGCTGCCGATACGGGCGGCGGGGTCATCGCCAGCGTCGAGGTTTCGACCGACAACGGTGCGAGCTGGCATCCGGCGACCGGCGACGAGAACTGGACCTACACATGGACGCCGGCGATTGCTGGCACCTATACGATCCGGTCGCGGGCGGTGGACGACAGCATCAACCTCGAAACACCCTCGGCGGGGCGAACTGTCACCGTCACCGGACCGACCTTTACATCACTCTTCGGTGGCGCGACACCGGCCGTGGTCAACACCAACGATACTGCAGCCGTCGAACTCGGGGTCAAATTCCAGTCCTCCGTAGCGGGCACGGTCAGCGGCATCCGGTTTTACAAGAGCAGCCTGGATACGGGCACACATACCGGGTCGCTCTGGTCAAGCACGGGTACGCGCCTTGCGACCCTCACCTTCACCAACGAGACTGCCAGCGGTTGGCAGAGTGCTACTTTCACGAGCCCGGTGACGTTGACAGCCGGGCAGACCTATACGGCATCTTACCATACGAATGTCGGCAACTATTCGACGACCGCCAACTACTTCCTCTCCAATGTGACGAGTGGCCCGCTGACGGCGCCGGCAAGCGGCAACGGCGTCTATGGCTATGGCAACAGCGCGTTCCCGACGGGCAGCTTCGACCAGACGAACTACTGGGTCGATGTGATGTTCAACCCCTCGAATGCAAACAACACGACGCCGACGGCAGTTGCCGATGCGGGGGATGCGACCGAGAAGGGCGGTGTGGCCAATGGTTCGGGCGGCGTGGTTGCCAGCGGCAACGTGCTGACCAACGACACCGATCCGGATGCCGGCGACACTAAGACGGTGACCGCAGTCAAGTTCGGTGCGACGTCGGGCACGCTCGGCTCGGCGCTGAACGGCACCTATGGGAGTCTCGTGCTCAATGCATCGGGTGCCTATAGTTATGCGATCAACGAGAGCAATGCCGCCGTCCAGGCGCTGCGCCTGTCGACCAACACGCTGAACGATATCTTCAGCTATACGATGCGTGACACCGCAGGCGCCACCGCCACGGCGAACCTGACCGTCACCATCCATGGCGCCAACGACGCACCGGTGCTCGCCGTCCAGACGACGACCCAGAACGCCGCCGTCGGCTCCGCCTTCTCCTACGTGCTGCCGACCACAACCTTCACCGATGTCGACAGCGGCGAGACGCTGGCCTACGCGGCAACGTCTGCCGACGGCACCGCACTTCCCGCCTGGTTGAGCTTCAATACCTCGACGCGCACCTTCTCCGGCACGCCGACGGCAGGCGGCACCTATGGCGTCAAGGTCACGGCAACAGACCTTGGCGGCCTTGCCGCCAACGAGACCTTCAACATCGCCGTGTCGGTTCCCGGCAACACGACGCCGACGGCGGTCGCAGATGCGGGGGATGCGACCGAGAAGGGTGGTGTGGCCAACGGTTCGGGCGGCGCGGCTGCCAGCGGCAACGTGCTGACCAACGACACCGATCCGGATTCCGGCGACACCAAGACGGTGACGGCGGTCAAGTTCGGCGCGACGTCGGGCACGCTCGGCTCGGCGCTGAACGGCACCTATGGCAGTCTCGTGCTCAATGCATCGGGCGCTTATACCTATGCGATCAACGAGACCAATACCGCCGTGCAGGCGCTGCGCCTGTCGACCAACACGCTGAACGATGTCTTCAGCTACACGATGCGCGACACGGCAGGCACCACCGCCACGGCAAATCTGACCATCACCATCCATGGCGCCAACGACGCACCGGTGCTCGCCGTCCAGACGACGACCCAGAACGCCACCGTCGGTTCCGCCTTCTCCTATGTGCTGCCGACGACAACCTTCACCGATGTCGACAGCGGCGAGACGCTGACCTATTCGGCAACGGCCGCCGACGGCACCGCATTGCCTGCCTGGCTCTCCTTCAATACCTCGACGCGCACCTTCTCCGGCACGCCGACGGCAGCAGGCACTTACGGCGTCAAGGTCACGGCAACCGATATCGGCGGCCTTGCGGCCAACGAGACCTTCAACATCGCCGCCGCGGCAGGGCCGTCGACCTACAGCCTGTTTTCCGCCTCCAGCACGCCGGCCCAGACGAACCTCAACGACGGCCAGCAGCTCGAACTCGGCGTCAAGTTCACCTCGAACGTCGCCGGCGACATTACCGGCATCAGGTTCTACCGCAACGCCAACGACAACGGCCAGAACGTCGTCGACCTGTGGAGCTCCACAGGCACCAAGCTTGCCACCGCCACCTTCACCAACACCACGGCGAGCGGCTGGCAGACAATGAACTTCGCAACGCCCTTCACCATTGCCGCCAACACAACCTATGTCGCCTCCTATCACACAACAGGCGCATACGTGGCGACCGCCAATTTCTTTACGACCGCCGTCACCAGTGGCCCGTTGACGGCGCCAGCCAGCGGCAACGGCGTCTACCGCTATGGCGGCTCTGCCACCGCTGGCATTTTCCCGAATGCCACGTTCGGTGCTTCCAATTATTGGGCCGATGTGGTCTTCCGTCCCTCGAATGCAAACAACACGACGCCGACGGCAGTTGCCGATGCGGGGGATGCGACCGAGAAGGGCGGTGTGGCCAATGGTTCGGGCGGCGTGGTTGCCAGCGGCAACGTGCTGACCAACGACACCGATCCGGATGCCGGCGACACTAAGACGGTGACCGCAGTCAAGTTCGGTGCGACGTCGGGCACGCTCGGCTCGGCGCTGAACGGCACCTATGGGAGTCTCGTGCTCAATGCATCGGGTGCCTATAGTTATGCGATCAACGAGAGCAATGCCGCCGTCCAGGCGCTGCGCCTGTCGACCAACACGCTGAACGATATCTTCAGCTATACGATGCGTGACACCGCAGGCGCCACCGCCACGGCGAACCTGACCGTCACCATCCATGGCGCCAACGACGCACCGGTGCTCGCCGTCCAGACGACGACCCAGAACGCCGCCGTCGGCTCCGCCTTCTCCTACGTGCTGCCGACCACAACCTTCACCGATGTCGACAGCGGCGAGACGCTGGCCTACGCGGCAACGTCTGCCGACGGCACCGCACTTCCCGCCTGGTTGAGCTTCAATACCTCGACGCGCACCTTCTCCGGCACGCCGACGGCAGGCGGCACCTATGGCGTCAAGGTCACGGCAACAGACCTTGGCGGCCTTGCCGCCAACGAGACCTTCAACATCGCCGTGTCGGTTCCCGGCAACACGACGCCGACGGCGGTCGCAGATGCGGGGGATGCGACCGAGAAGGGTGGTGTGGCCAACGGTTCGGGCGGCGCGGCTGCCAGCGGCAACGTGCTGACCAACGACACCGATCCGGATTCCGGCGACACCAAGACGGTGACGGCGGTCAAGTTCGGCGCGACGTCGGGCACGCTCGGCTCGGCGCTGAACGGCACCTATGGCAGTCTCGTGCTCAATGCATCGGGCGCTTATACCTATGCGATCAACGAGACCAATACCGCCGTGCAGGCGCTGCGCCTGTCGACCAACACGCTGAACGATGTCTTCAGCTACACGATGCGCGACACGGCAGGCACCACCGCCACGGCAAATCTGACCATCACCATCCATGGCGCCAACGACGCACCGGTGCTCGCCGTCCAGACGACGACCCAGAACGCCACCGTCGGTTCCGCCTTCTCCTATGTGCTGCCGACGACAACCTTCACCGATGTCGACAGCGGCGAGACGCTGACCTATTCGGCAACGGCCGCCGACGGCACCGCATTGCCTGCCTGGCTCTCCTTCAATACCTCGACGCGCACCTTCTCCGGCACGCCGACGGCAGCAGGCACTTACGGCGTCAAGGTCACGGCAACAGATATCGGCGGTCTCTCGGCTAACGAGACCTTCAATATCGCCGCCGCGGCAGGGCCATCGACCTACAGCCTGTTTCCCGCCTCCAGCACGCCGGCCCAGACGAACCTCAACGACGGCCAGCAGCTCGAACTCGGCGTCAAGTTCACCTCGAACGTCGCCGGCGACATTACCGGCATCAGGTTCTACCGCAACGCCAACGACAACGGCCAGAACGTCGTCGACCTGTGGAGCTCCACAGGCACCAAGCTTGCCACCGCCACCTTCACCAACACCACGGCGAGCGGCTGGCAGACAATGAACTTCGCAACGCCCTTCACCATTGCCGCCAACACAACCTATGTCGCCTCCTATCACACAACAGGCGCATACGTGGCGACCGACAGCTTCTATACGACCGCCGTCACCAGCGGCCCGTTGACGGCACCGGCCAGCGGCAACGGCCTCTATTCCTATGGCGGCTCCGCCACGACAGGTCTCTTCCCGACCAGCACCTTCAATTCAGCGAATTACTATGCCGATGTGGTCTTCCGGCCGCAGCTTGCCGCGTGA
- a CDS encoding DegT/DnrJ/EryC1/StrS family aminotransferase, with protein MSSSQSTIPATIPVAKPVLGEEEAEAARRVILSGWVTQGPEVAAFEREFATFVGAAHACAMSNCTTALHLALKAVGISAGDEVVTVSHSFIATANAVRYCNAVPVFVDIEEDGYNIEASLIERAITPRTRAILCVHQLGMPCDLRAIVEIGKRHQIPVIEDAACATGSEILWDGRWEKIGKAHGDIACFSFHPRKVVTTGDGGMLTTANPEYDRKFRLWRQHGMSVTDAVRHGSKQVIFEDYDEVGYNYRMTDLQAAVGREQLRRLPELVVQRRLLAEQYCERLQTIAGLSLPAEPRWARSNWQSFCVRLPDTVDQRAVMQTLLDQGISTRRGVMNIHLEGAYSGESSHRAATSLMRSVSAQQQTIILPLYAQMTVSDMDRVVEALRAAVAEATVGAVSVQRARDVAVA; from the coding sequence ATGAGCTCATCTCAATCCACAATTCCGGCCACAATTCCTGTCGCCAAACCCGTCCTCGGGGAGGAAGAGGCTGAGGCTGCGCGCCGCGTTATTCTGTCGGGATGGGTGACGCAGGGGCCGGAGGTCGCGGCTTTCGAGCGTGAATTCGCTACCTTTGTGGGCGCCGCGCATGCCTGCGCCATGTCCAATTGCACGACCGCGTTGCATCTGGCGCTGAAGGCGGTCGGCATATCCGCCGGCGATGAAGTCGTGACTGTCAGCCATTCTTTCATCGCGACCGCAAACGCGGTTCGATACTGCAATGCGGTGCCCGTTTTCGTCGATATAGAAGAAGATGGTTACAACATCGAAGCCAGTCTGATCGAAAGGGCGATCACGCCCCGCACCAGGGCAATTCTCTGCGTGCATCAACTCGGCATGCCTTGCGATCTCCGCGCCATCGTGGAGATCGGCAAGCGCCATCAGATACCTGTCATCGAGGATGCAGCCTGCGCGACGGGAAGCGAAATCCTGTGGGACGGGCGTTGGGAAAAGATCGGCAAAGCGCATGGCGACATTGCCTGCTTCTCGTTCCACCCCAGAAAGGTCGTCACGACGGGCGATGGCGGCATGCTGACCACGGCCAATCCCGAATATGACCGGAAGTTCCGGCTCTGGCGCCAGCATGGCATGAGCGTCACAGATGCCGTTCGTCACGGCTCGAAGCAGGTCATCTTCGAAGACTATGACGAGGTGGGTTACAATTACCGGATGACCGATCTTCAGGCGGCCGTCGGACGCGAGCAGTTGCGGCGGCTGCCGGAGTTGGTTGTCCAGCGCAGGCTGCTTGCCGAGCAATATTGCGAACGTCTGCAGACGATTGCCGGGCTTTCTCTGCCGGCCGAACCGCGCTGGGCTCGCAGCAACTGGCAGAGCTTCTGTGTGAGATTGCCCGATACGGTCGACCAACGGGCGGTCATGCAGACCCTGCTCGATCAGGGTATCTCGACACGGCGTGGTGTGATGAACATTCATCTGGAGGGAGCCTATTCTGGTGAGAGCTCCCACCGCGCTGCCACGAGCCTGATGCGAAGCGTATCTGCGCAGCAGCAAACGATCATCCTGCCGCTTTACGCCCAGATGACGGTGTCTGACATGGACCGGGTTGTCGAAGCACTTCGCGCCGCCGTTGCGGAAGCGACCGTCGGAGCCGTCAGTGTGCAACGTGCCAGGGATGTCGCCGTCGCCTGA
- a CDS encoding polysaccharide biosynthesis/export family protein, giving the protein MNSSHRAPRPFLRATFVIGALVFLAGAAPPALADSAPLAPQTKIRLTIVQWMQSRGQYERWDALGGEYRISDDGTISLPFLGTLFIGNLKDTDLTSEIGKRLQEKIGLVQAPAVTIEILEYPPIYVVGDVTTPGQYSFRPGLTVLQSLAMSGGPRRAKEQQETHSIQIVGELREIDHSILRSTARVARLQAEMDGAQEIAFDQTTGADQQFAAGIYNEERIIFRARANALERQARAFTELRDLLTTEISTLEEKLTGADDNIKSVEDQLVSVKSLVQKGLTISSRQMDLERLLTTYRSDKLDLVTAVMRGRQAISETTRNLEGLYDARRSEVATEAQSERASLDQFKLKRETLQKLLITDLGSNDSVKSLVDDLPLTFSVIRRSDGQINQFEASETTVLEPGDVVRVVQPRILENAPQADTGQSFETQTLADRAVQ; this is encoded by the coding sequence ATGAATTCATCGCACCGCGCCCCCCGCCCGTTCCTTCGCGCGACGTTTGTTATCGGCGCGCTCGTCTTTCTTGCCGGAGCTGCGCCGCCGGCTCTCGCCGACAGCGCGCCCTTGGCGCCACAGACGAAAATCCGCCTGACGATCGTCCAATGGATGCAGTCCAGAGGCCAGTATGAACGATGGGATGCGCTTGGCGGCGAATACAGGATCTCGGATGACGGCACAATCTCTTTGCCGTTTCTTGGAACCCTTTTCATCGGCAATCTGAAAGATACCGACCTCACTAGCGAGATCGGCAAGCGTCTGCAGGAAAAAATCGGTTTGGTTCAGGCACCGGCGGTCACAATCGAAATTCTCGAATACCCGCCGATCTACGTCGTGGGAGACGTGACCACGCCTGGGCAATACAGTTTCCGCCCCGGGCTGACCGTCCTGCAATCCCTGGCCATGAGCGGCGGACCGCGTCGCGCCAAGGAACAGCAGGAAACGCATTCGATCCAGATCGTCGGAGAATTGCGCGAGATCGATCACTCGATCCTGCGCAGCACCGCGAGAGTGGCGCGGCTTCAGGCGGAGATGGATGGAGCACAGGAGATTGCCTTCGATCAGACGACCGGCGCCGATCAGCAATTTGCTGCCGGCATATACAACGAGGAAAGGATTATCTTTCGGGCTCGCGCCAATGCGTTGGAGAGGCAGGCAAGGGCGTTCACCGAATTACGCGATCTTTTGACCACTGAGATATCGACGTTGGAAGAGAAACTGACGGGCGCAGACGACAATATCAAATCCGTCGAGGACCAACTGGTCAGCGTCAAGTCCCTGGTCCAGAAAGGCCTGACGATCTCGTCAAGGCAGATGGATCTGGAACGGTTGCTGACGACCTACCGCTCCGACAAGCTCGATCTTGTCACTGCCGTCATGCGGGGCCGCCAGGCGATCAGCGAGACGACGCGCAACCTCGAGGGACTCTACGACGCACGCCGGAGCGAAGTGGCGACCGAAGCACAGTCCGAACGGGCAAGTCTCGATCAATTCAAGCTGAAGCGCGAAACACTGCAGAAGCTGCTCATCACGGACCTTGGGAGCAATGACAGCGTTAAAAGTCTCGTCGATGACCTTCCGCTTACCTTCAGCGTGATCCGTCGCAGCGATGGACAAATCAATCAGTTCGAAGCCTCGGAAACGACGGTGCTGGAACCGGGCGATGTGGTGAGAGTGGTTCAGCCGCGCATTCTGGAGAATGCGCCACAGGCCGACACGGGCCAGTCTTTCGAAACTCAAACGCTCGCAGATCGAGCCGTCCAGTGA
- a CDS encoding O-antigen translocase, with amino-acid sequence MTLRMIPPTGQTYTQILKSTMLMGGSSLVNVALSIIRNKALALLLGPEGVGLLGLYGAILDIAQAIAGLGVSSSAVRRVAEAAGAGDGEKIARSATALRRISLVLGLLGGLLLAALAFPVSKFTFGDYQHAGGVVLLSLAVFFRLVSAGQAALIQGLRGIANLARINVLSGLFGTIVSIPLIYLFGEQAIVPSLVAIAAVSVLPTWWYSKQISTHPPPMSARQFGREAKSLFRLGVAFMASGLLTFGAAYAIRIIVLNEGGVVAAGLYQAAWALGGLYAGFILQAMGTDFYPRLTAIAHNNAECNRLVNEQAEISLLLAGPGLLATLTLAPLVMSLFYSAEFHGAVELLRWICLGMMLRIVAWPMGFIVLAKGAQTIFFWTEVAATLVHVGLAWLFVSEFGTPGAGMAFFGLYVWHSILIYVIVRRLTGFRWSPANRRHALLFLPASGLVVSAFLLLPPWPATVIGCIAVILCGLYSLRMLIDLLPPESVPATIRGWITKSA; translated from the coding sequence ATGACTTTGCGCATGATCCCACCCACCGGTCAGACTTATACCCAAATCCTCAAGTCGACGATGCTGATGGGCGGGTCCTCGCTGGTAAATGTCGCCCTTAGCATCATTCGCAACAAGGCGCTCGCCCTTCTGCTCGGTCCCGAAGGCGTGGGGCTTCTCGGCCTTTACGGGGCAATCCTCGATATCGCACAAGCTATAGCTGGTCTGGGCGTGAGCAGCAGCGCTGTGCGCCGGGTCGCTGAGGCGGCGGGCGCCGGCGACGGTGAGAAGATCGCGCGGTCGGCGACAGCGCTCAGACGCATCTCGCTGGTGCTCGGGTTGCTTGGCGGGCTTTTACTTGCGGCGCTGGCGTTTCCGGTCTCGAAATTCACCTTCGGCGACTACCAGCACGCCGGCGGCGTTGTGCTGCTCTCCCTGGCCGTATTCTTTCGGCTCGTGTCTGCCGGGCAAGCTGCGTTGATCCAGGGCTTGCGGGGCATTGCAAATCTTGCCCGCATCAATGTGCTGTCAGGGCTCTTCGGCACGATAGTTAGCATCCCGCTAATCTATCTGTTCGGCGAGCAGGCGATCGTACCCTCTCTCGTGGCGATCGCGGCCGTCTCGGTCCTTCCCACCTGGTGGTACAGCAAACAAATATCCACGCACCCACCGCCAATGTCGGCGCGCCAGTTCGGCCGGGAAGCGAAATCCCTGTTCAGGCTCGGTGTCGCTTTCATGGCAAGCGGACTTCTGACCTTCGGCGCGGCCTATGCCATCCGCATTATCGTGCTGAATGAAGGAGGCGTCGTAGCGGCGGGATTGTATCAAGCAGCCTGGGCGCTTGGCGGTCTCTACGCCGGCTTCATCCTGCAGGCGATGGGAACGGACTTCTATCCGCGCTTGACCGCAATCGCGCACAATAATGCCGAGTGCAACCGGCTGGTCAATGAGCAGGCGGAAATCAGCTTGTTGCTGGCCGGCCCCGGTCTGCTCGCCACCCTGACCCTGGCACCGCTCGTAATGAGTTTGTTCTATTCGGCGGAGTTTCATGGGGCCGTGGAGCTTCTGCGCTGGATCTGCCTTGGAATGATGCTCAGGATCGTCGCCTGGCCGATGGGTTTCATCGTCCTGGCGAAGGGTGCGCAGACGATCTTCTTTTGGACGGAGGTCGCAGCAACGCTGGTGCATGTGGGGCTGGCGTGGCTCTTCGTATCAGAATTCGGCACGCCAGGGGCCGGCATGGCATTCTTCGGCCTCTACGTCTGGCATAGTATTCTGATTTACGTGATCGTGCGTCGACTGACTGGCTTTCGCTGGTCGCCCGCCAATCGCAGGCACGCGCTTCTGTTCCTGCCTGCATCGGGATTGGTCGTCTCGGCCTTTTTGCTCTTACCGCCATGGCCGGCGACGGTAATTGGCTGCATCGCCGTCATTCTCTGCGGGCTCTATTCGCTGCGCATGCTGATCGACCTGCTTCCGCCGGAATCCGTGCCAGCAACCATCCGCGGATGGATCACGAAATCAGCATAA